The following proteins come from a genomic window of Dreissena polymorpha isolate Duluth1 chromosome 1, UMN_Dpol_1.0, whole genome shotgun sequence:
- the LOC127846173 gene encoding uncharacterized protein LOC127846173, with protein sequence MLSICRSDLQWSIGAVDMLSICRSDLQWSIGAVDMLSICRSDLQWSIGAVDMLSICRSDLQWSIGAVDMLSICRSDLQWSIGAVDMLSICRSDLQWSWVLWICCPSADQIFNGQ encoded by the exons ATGTTGTCCATCTGCAGATCAGATCTTCAATGGTCAATAGGTGCTGTGGATATGTTGTCCATCTGCAGATCAGATCTTCAATGGTCAATAGGTGCTGTGGATATGTTGTCCATCTGCAGATCAGATCTTCAATGGTCAATAGGTGCTGTGGATATGTTGTCCATCTGCAGATCAGATCTTCAATGGTCAATAGGTGCTGTGGATATGTTGTCCATCTGCAGATCAGATCTTCAATGGTCAATAG GTGCTGTGGATATGTTGTCCATCTGCAGATCAGATCTTCAATGGTCATGGGTGCTGTGGATATGCTGTCCATCTGCAGATCAGATCTTCAATGGTCAATAG